In the Vidua chalybeata isolate OUT-0048 chromosome 28, bVidCha1 merged haplotype, whole genome shotgun sequence genome, catcgaGGAACACGGGGGGGACATCGAGGGATGCGGAGGGGACATCGAGGGACACGGAACAACACAGGGGACATcgagggacacgggggacatggaggggacatcgagaggacacagaggggacatcGAGGGACATCGAGGAACACGGGGGGGACATCGAGAGGACACAGAGGTGACATcgagggacacggggggacacgggggtgacatggggggacatggggggacatcGAGCGACACGGAGGTGACATcgagggacatggggggacatcGAGGGACACGGAGGTGACATCGAGGGACACGGGGTGACATcgagggacacggggggacatcgagggacacggggtgacacggggggACATCGAGGGACACGGAGGTGACATcgagggacacggggggacatcGAGGGACACGGGGTGACATCGAGGGACATGGGGtgacatggggggacacggaggggacatcgaggcacacacacagagcgCGGGGACACGCAGGACGGCGCCACCACCAGCGTGTCACCACGCGGTGACCCGTCCCGCGCtcatccccccccccacctGAGGGGCTAATTAACCAATTAACGCTAATCACACGGGCGGGGGGGGGCCCTATAAGCGCCGGCTGCGGGGCGGCCCCGCTGTCTGTGGGGTTCCCTCGGGGCCGACGCTCGCGCCGCTGCTTTGGGTGAGTTTtggggcggcggggggggggaagatTTGGGGGcgctggaatttttttttttggggagggggtcccACAGCTCCGCGTGCCCCCCCCCTCTCCAGGCCGTGCCACCACCCCCCCACCCTCGCCATGTCCTTCACGGACAGCACCGACAGCGGCTCCGACAGACCCGTGTCCGTCCTTTGGGGTGAGTGTCGCCCCCAGCCCATAAACCCCGCtctgggggtgtcccccccacccctccctgggacccccccccccccccatttgtcccccccgtgtcccccccgcgCAGGTGCGAGCTGAGCAGCGCGAGGAGCTCCTGCACCTTCCGCGTGAGCGAGGAGTGGCGCTGCGAGCAGCAGCTGGTCCTGCGCACGGTGAGTgacacccccaccccaaaaaaaatgtcctaaaacccaaaaaatttccttaaaacctccccaaaaaaaaatccctaaaaatccccccccaaaaaatgtccctaaaacccaaaaaaaaatccctaaaaccccaaaaaaatccctaaaattaaaaaaaaaaaaaatccctaaaaatccccccccaaaaatgtccctaaaaccccccaaaaatatccctaaaacccaaaaaaaaatccctaaaaatcccccccaaaaatgtccctaaaatccccaaaaaaaatccctaaaactACCCCCAAAATATCCTTAGAACTCCCCCTAAAAAAATGTCCCTAAAACCACCCAAAAAGTATccctaaaaccccccaaaaattaccccaccagaaaaaaaaaaaaacccaaaacctaaaaaataccgccaaaaaagccccaaaacaaacaaaaaatccctaaaaaaaaaccccaaaacccaaaaaatatcccctcaaaaaaaaaaaaaaaaaaaaaaaagcaggaaatacctcaaaaaaaaccccaaaacccctaaGAATGCTCCTAAAACCCCAATAAataccccccccaaaaaaaaccccaaaaccccaacaaaagGGGGTTGGGGGCGGTTTGTTCTTCCCGCTGCCCGGGATTAATTCCGGcattaattaattcattcattAATCGCGACGTGGGAGAGATGGCGCGTGGGGGGGGGGATTGTGTCCCTCAGCCCCCCCAAATTCCCGCGGGGTTGGGGGGAACCTCATCcctgttttttgggggggtgaaTTTGTGGGGATCGGGGCTGCGCCCCAAAAACCCCCGGCGGGTCCCGTGCGCTCTCAGGGGATTTTCCCCTCATTCCACGGAGTTCTGCACGATCAGGGGGTGCCctcaccccccaaaaaaaccccaaaaaaagggTGGGGGGTGCTGGTTGAATTTTGGGGGCGTTCTGCGGGAATTCCCTGAattccctcctgccccccacGCCCAGGTGTGCCTGGGGGAGGCGGCGCGGGATGAGTTCCACGTGCTGGAGGTGCTGGCCGAGGACGGCGAGAGCCGCGCCCCGGTGCCGCTGGCCACGCTCAAACCCTCGGTGCTGCCCTCGGTGAGTGCCCGGGGAGGGGGCTCCGGGCTCGGGGGGCTGCCCCGGGGAGGGCTccgggctcggggagggggcTCCGAACTCGGGGGGCTGCCCCGGGGATGGATCGGGGAGAGCTCCGGGCTCCGGGGGCTGCCCCAGGGAGGAGCTccgggctcggggagggggcTCCGAACTCGGGGGGCTGCCCCGGGGAGAGCTCcgggctcggggaggggttCCGGGTTCGGGGGGCTGCCCCGGGGAGAGCTCcgggctcggggaggggttCCGGGTTCGGGGGGCTGCCCCGGGGAGAGCTCCGAACTcggggggcggccccggggagAGCTccgggctcggggagggggctccgggggctgccccggggaAGGGGCTccgggggctgccccggggaAGGGGCTccgggggctgccccggggaAGGGGCTccgggggctgccccggggaAGGGGCTccgggggctgccccggggaAGGGGCTccgggggctgccccggggaAGGGGCAccgggggctgccccggggaAGGGGCTCCGGGCTCGGGGAGTTGCCCCGGGGAGAGCTCCGGCCCCGGGGAGGGGGCCCCGGGTTCGGGGGGCTGCCCCTGGGAGGGCCCCGGGTTCGGGGGGCTGCCCCGGGGAGAGCTCCGAACTCGGGGGGCTGCTCCGTGAGGAGCTCCGGGCTCGGGGGGCTGCCCCGGGGAGGGGCTCCGAACTCggggggctgccctggggagagcTCCGGGTTCGGGGGAGGGGTTCCGGGTTTGGGGGGCTGCCCCGGGGAGGGGGCTCCGGGCTCggggggctgctgctgtcccagaggCCGTTGCTGCTCCGGGGGTCTCCGCCCGTGGCTCCGGGGGTCTCCGCCCGTGGCCCCGGGCAGGGCTCCggggtctgggggctgctgcCGTCCCGGGGGGCTGCCAGCAATTGTTTGCACCCCCATTTTCCAGGCCTCGCTGGCCGGAGTGGAGCTGACCCCGCCAGTGACCTTCCGCCTGCGGGCGGGCTCCGGGCCCGTCTACGTCAGCGGCCAGCACGTGTCCAGTGAGTGTCGGGGTGTCCAGGGAGGGTTGGGGTCCCCCCCACGTGTCCAGTGAGTGTCGGGGTGTCCAGTGAGTGTCGGGGTGTCCAGGGAGGGTCGGGGTGTCCAGGGAGGGTTGGGGTCCCCCCCACGTGTCCAGGGAGTATCGGGGTGTCCAGGGAGGGTCGGGGTCCCCCCCCACGGGGTCCCCCCCACGTGTCCAGTGAGTATCGGGGTGTCCAGGGAGGGTTGGGGTCCCCCCCACGTGTCCATTGAGTATCGGGGTGTCCAGGGAGGGTTGGGGTCCCCCCCACGTGTCCAGTGAGTGTCGGGGTGTCCAGGGAGGGTTGGGGTCCCCTCCACGTGTCCAGTGAGTGTCGGGGTGTCCAGTGAGTATCGGGGTGTCCAGGGAGGGTCGGGGTCCCCCCCACGTCCCCAGTGAATGTCggggtgtccccaaccccctgACACCCTCCACATGTCCACTGAGTattggggtgtccccccccgCGTGTCCAGCGAGTATCGGggtccccctgacccccccaccccctgtCTAGTGAGTATCGGGGTCCCCTCCACGTGTCCAGTGAGTGTCGGGGTGTCCAGTGAGGGTTGGGGTCCCCCCCACGTATCCAGTGAGTGTCGGGGTGTCCAGGGAGGGTCGGGGTCCCCCCCACGTGTCTAGTGAGTGTCggggtgtccccaaccccctgACACCCTCCACGTGTCCACTGAGTATTGGGGTGTCCAGCGAGTATCGGggtccccctgaccccccccaccccctgtCTAGTGAGTATCGGGGTCCCCTCCACGTGCCCAGTGAGTGTCGGGgtgtccccccaccccctgacccccccacGTGTCCCACGACTattggggtgtcccccccccaccccataTCCCGtgagttttggggtcccccccccccccgacccccccagCGGGGTCTGGGGGCTCAGCCAGGCTCTCCCGCAGTCATGGACCTGAGCTcggatgaggaggaggaggaggaggaagaggaagcagcagaggagcccCCCAAGAAGCCCCCCAAGGGCTCAGGTGCCCAGAAGGGCGGCGCTGCCAAGGTCAGCACCTGAGGGCTGGGGGGCcacaggggttttgggggtccccgcGGCACGGGGAAGGGGGGTGGGGaccccaaattcctccctgtTACGGGGTGACCTTCATCCCCTCGGCGAGGAAGAgtccccatcctcatcccttTCTCTCTCCCGTAGAAAAGGAAGcgggaaaaggaggaggagctgTGAGTACCCAAATCCTGGGGCGGGGGGTTGGGGGTCCCCCGTGGCCGggaccccaatcccaaaccccccctTCTCTCCCGAGCAGGAACAGCCTCGCCCCCGAGGGTCCCCCTCCCGCCAAGGTAGGAGCTGCTGGGGGCGTCCCCTGCTCCCCCTAATCCCGGGGGTTGGGGGGCAGAAGGGTcggtcagcagcagctggaccccaaaaatgggggcGCAGCGCAGATTTGGGGGCTCCCCCAGCGCCTTCAGCCCCCTCCCCCGTTCCCGCAGGGACGCGGAGCCGGCcggggcaggaaagcagcaccaAAGAAATGACGGGAATTCCATCCAGGTGAGGATTGGGGTGGGGGGTCCCCacagagctggggggggggaattggggTGCCCCCAACGCGGGGCTGGGGCGGCTCCGACCCCACAGCGGGGTCAGCCCGGTaaaatcccttttcctcctttcccttccaggtgcctggaagcagcagctggtggtgTGGTGGTGGTCTCGATCccaaaataaagcacattttgcACTCCTGGAGCCCCGTGCTGCTctggggggtgggagggggggctgtgggagcaCCCCCCACCCTGGATTTGGGGGGCTGTGAGAAGGGGGATTTAGGGACAGGATGGGATCCCACTGGACCTggccgggatttggggggctcggGAATCCCAGAGGGGACCTGACCCCCTGTTTggggcttgggggggggggggggtttaaTCCCGCTCACACCCCCGCGATGGGgttggggacagaggggacggggccgggggctgccccTTTTGTGCCTCCCGGGGGGGCTGCAAAGTTGGCGTTGGGCTGAATTCCAGTCCCGGGGGGGTTGATTTGGGTTGATTTGATGGAATcgggccccccccccccaccctcctgcggttggggggggggggtgggctccctgctgctccccctcctgcctctcccgGGGGGAAACCGAGGCACGAGTGCCAAGGCAGGTGAGCTCTGAACCGACCCCCCCCCTCTTCCCTTGTGGTGCcctttggggacccccccagggCGGTTTGACCCCCCCAGGGCGGTTTGACCCCCCCGGGGTTCCCCAGCTCCCCGCCGCGGGATTTTTCAGGTATTTAACACCTCCCTGGCCAGCAAACGGTGCCCGGcgagggggggagggggggatcCCCGGCCTCCCCCTGCGAGGGGAGGgggtccccagagcccccccccagcgctggagcagctgctgagccccTCCCCAGGTGGGTGAGGCACAGCCCGCGGCTGCGCTGGCACCAAGAGGTGACACAagccagccctgtgtccccggGGCGCGGTGCGCTTGGGGCGGGGGCAgctggggacccccaaaccgagccccccattccccccccgTCCCGGGCgggccccagcccctccctgcgGGCACCGGGCCCGGCACGGGCGGCTGATGGCGAGGGCACAGCACGGCGCTGGGCGACCCCCGGGGCcgcagggagaggaggaagaagaggaggaggaggagaagcccccagccccgctgcctcCCCCATGAGCTTCGGGCGTCGCGCGTGGGCTCGGAGCACCCCGGGCTTCACCCGCCCGTTCCCTCGGTCACCCCTGACCCTGCAGAACCTGTCCCTGTGACCCCCGGGCCCCCCCGCTGCCACCCCTGACCCTGCAGAAcctgtccctgccaccccccccgggcccccgCTGCCACCCCTGACCCTGCAGAAcctgtccctgccacccccGGGTCCCCGCTGCCACCCCCGGGTCCCCGCTGCcacccccgagcccccccgCTGCCACCCCCGGGTCCCCGCTGCCACCCCTGACCCTGCAGAACCTGTCCCTGTGACCCCCGAGTCCCCCCGCTGCCACCCCCGAGTCCCCCCGCTGCCACCCCCGGGTCCCCGCTGCCACCCCCGGGCCGTTCTCGGCTTTCCCcgggctgggggaaggaggaaccGCCCGCCCCCCTCCCCAAGAAAGTTCCcggtttcctttttttttggttttttttttttttttttttttccccccgcaGGTGTTTCCAGCTGCTCTCGTTCTCCTGTCGGACCCAGGTAGGTGCGGGGGCTTTGCGGACCCCGGGGTGGGCGAAGCCGCCCTTGGTGACCCCCCGAGCTGCCCCTTGGCTTTGGGGGGGGGTTCCCGGGGTCCCATCCCGAGTGGCTCCgggcaggacagggatggcGCCCCGGGGGTCGTGTGTGACCTCGAGGGGGTTCAGCGATGCCGATgccccccccccagacccctctggAGGGTCCGGGCGAGGCTGGCACGGACCCCAGCCCCGCTCGGGCTCGCCCCGAGGGGGTTAACGGGGTCCGCACCCTCCTAGCGGGGGCTGCGAGGTTCGAcaccccctcccctctcccccgCACCCTCTGGGGCTGCTGCGACCCCTTTTTTTTGTGAGCTTTTAAAATCCGCTGTTCCATATCGGCACCCTCTgctgcccgcggccccgcggcctTAAAACATCCTCGggaccttttttcttcttttttttttttttttttttttttttcccttcccaaggTAAATTCTTTGAAAACgaagaggggaagggaagcGCCTTTGATGGAGAAAGGCCCCCCCCAGTCCCATCCCACCTCCCCCAAAGGCGTTAAAGCGGATCCCGGGCAGGAAATGAGTCCTGGCCGCGCACAAAGGTGgtggagagggatttggggcgCTGGCAGCGCCCCCCGCCCTCCCCGGGCCGGACCCCCTTGTGCGTTCCCACCCAGCGAGGCGATTCCGCATCCCGGGAATGCGGGAGGCAGCTCCTGACCCCCCCTTCCCCCCGAGGTGATGTGTGGAGCCCAAAGTGGCAGCGCGACCCCAAACGTTGCCCTCTCCCCCGCCTGGGGCTCATCCTCTGCCCGCAGCCCCTTCAGGGCCGGTTTTGGGGTCTCTCGGGTGCTGCTCGCACCGGGATCGAGCCGAGTTTTCCCCAGGGTGGCACCCACTGCTCCCCCATAGGGGTACCCAGGGTGGCACCCACTGCTCCCCCATAGGGCAGCACCCCAGGGTGGCACCCACTGCTCCCCCATAGGGCACCAGGGTGGCACCCACTGCTCCCCCATAGGGCACCAGGGTGGCACCCACTGCTCCCCTATAGGGCAGCACCCCAGGGTGGCACCCACTGCTCCCCCATAGGGCACAAGGGGGGCATCCACAGTTCCCCTCTAGGGGTACCCAGGGTGGCACCCACTGCTCCCCTATAGGGCACCAGGGTGGCACCCACTGCTCCCCCATAGGGCAGCACCCCAGGGTGGCACCCACTGCTCCCCCATAGGGCAGCACCCCAGGGTGGCACCCAGTGCTCCCCCATAGGACACCAGGGTGGCAGCCACAGTTCCCCTCTAGGGGTACCCAGGGTGGCACCCCCTGTTCTCCACACTCAGGGCATCACTCTGGTACCCCCTGATCCCCACCCAGGGC is a window encoding:
- the NPM2 gene encoding nucleoplasmin-2; translated protein: MSFTDSTDSGSDRPVSVLWGECELSSARSSCTFRVSEEWRCEQQLVLRTVCLGEAARDEFHVLEVLAEDGESRAPVPLATLKPSVLPSASLAGVELTPPVTFRLRAGSGPVYVSGQHVSIMDLSSDEEEEEEEEEAAEEPPKKPPKGSGAQKGGAAKKRKREKEEELNSLAPEGPPPAKGRGAGRGRKAAPKK